A genomic stretch from Argiope bruennichi chromosome 2, qqArgBrue1.1, whole genome shotgun sequence includes:
- the LOC129961633 gene encoding palmitoyltransferase ZDHHC5-like, whose product MSKCKSITKFFPITCAWTLLIATTSLFFVFPCPYLTNTYHIAIPICQAIITFFVVANFTLATFMDPGIIPKATPDEDKEDDFHAPLYKNIKINGITVRMKWCVTCQFYRPPRCSHCSVCNGCIETFDHHCPWINNCIGRRNYRFFFLFLVFLCVHMITIFSFCTLYTLKHRDQLYHRDTIVTLVIIVIIALLFIPVLGLTGFHVVLVSRGRTTNEQVTGKFQGGYNPFSRGCWRNVCFTLCGPLYPSHKVRRKPRKQLSVAAPSVSAHMGENQVKVYMDNSNSARSTTSAYNKMSQGAGDLSDVDVILDSYDHNQSQSQDCEPSPPIPRHGSKTNFFSPSECNRSAYILPQSKPWSPYGSAGPPTPRAPRASIPMDERTVQIMPRSPEGMPPWAIVNSPRSTRTPPRSLTSPVVGSDGSRNRQQSPSRRSSPGSPASLTPGQSPAAVKRHQSGSRRGPPTPHYYGYHGTGRTGRSSARSISPNRKFASESELARAAADKANGNYEARANQTADNIQELADGGRLWEERARRLQHAPDLPMVHGGCPPCPQPSRRTTASPQSRRAAGHKTPPLEASPVKPYPKRPVSIIKALELTESYDKSGVKVDPHSRQCIQQNKSISSNIEQDDRKSLYEMNYEISV is encoded by the exons ATGTCCAAATGTAAATCGATTACGAAATTTTTTCCAATCACTTGCGCATGGACATTGTTAATAGCTACAACATCTCTTTTCTTTGTATTTCC atgtCCTTACTTGACAAATACCTATCATATAGCAATTCCAATATGCCAGGCTATCATCACGTTTTTCGTGGTGGCCAATTTCACATTGGCTACATTCATGGACCCTGGTATTATACCCAAAG caacTCCAGATGAAGATAAAGAAGATGACTTCCATGCACCCctgtataaaaatatcaaaattaatggCATTACTGTCCGAATGAAATGGTGCGTTACGTGCCAATTTTATAGACCACCTAGATGTTCTCATTGTAGTGTTTGTAATGGGTGTATTGAG aCATTTGATCACCATTGCCCATGGATTAATAATTGCATAGGACGGAGGAATTATAGATTCTTCTTTCTCTTTCTGGTGTTTCTTTGTGTACATATGATaaccattttttctttttgtactttATATACTCTCAAGCATCGTGATCAACTTTATCATAGAGATACTATTGTTAC TTTGGTAATTATAGTAATCATTGCATTACTTTTCATACCAGTCTTAGGGCTTACTGGATTTCATGTTGTACTTGTATCAAGGGGGCGAACCACCAATGAACAG GTAACTGGAAAGTTTCAAGGTGGTTATAACCCTTTCTCCAGAGGATGCTGGAGAAATGTTTGCTTCACTCTCTGTGGTCCTCTCTATCCAAG TCATAAAGTTCGAAGAAAACCTAGAAAGCAGTTGTCAGTGGCAGCTCCATCAGTTTCGGCTCATATGGGTGAAAATCAAGTAAAAGTTTATATGGACAATAGTAATTCTGCTCGCTCAACTACTTCTGCTTACAATAag atgtcTCAGGGAGCAGGTGATTTGTCAGATGTAGATGTAATACTTGATTCATATGACCATAACCAGAGTCAGTCCCAGGATTGTGAACCGTCTCCACCAATCCCTCGCCATGGATCCAAAACCAACTTTTTCTCACCCTCAGAATGCAATCGCTCTGCCTATATACTCCCACAGAGCAAGCCATGGTCACCCTATGGAAGTGCTGGTCCTCCCACTCCTCGTGCACCGCGGGCATCAATACCCATGGATGAGCGCACTGTTCAAATCATGCCTCGATCTCCTGAAGGCATGCCACCCTGGGCCATCGTGAATAGTCCCCGCTCAACGCGAACACCTCCTCGCAGCCTTACCAGCCCTGTTGTTGGGTCGGATGGCAGCCGTAATCGCCAGCAGTCCCCCTCGCGTAGGTCCAGTCCTGGCTCTCCTGCCTCATTAACTCCTGGCCAGTCACCTGCAGCTGTAAAGCGGCACCAGAGTGGATCTCGGCGAGGGCCTCCGACACCTCACTATTATGGTTATCATGGTACGGGTAGAACAGGGCGATCAAGTGCCCGCAGTATCAGTCCAAACAGAAAATTTGCTTCAGAAAGTGAACTTGCACGTGCAGCTGCCGATAAGGCAAATGGTAATTATGAAGCAAGAGCAAATCAGACTGCAGACAATATTCAAGAGTTAGCTGATGGAGGACGGCTTTGGGAGGAAAGAGCTCGGCGTTTGCAGCATGCACCTGATCTTCCAATGGTGCATGGTGGATGTCCTCCTTGTCCACAACCGTCTCGGCGAACTACAGCTTCTCCACAGAGTCGGAGGGCAGCTGGACACAAGACCCCACCTCTGGAAGCCTCTCCTGTCAAACCATATCCTAAGAGGCCTGTGTCCATTATAAAAGCACTGGAATTGACTGAGAGTTATGATAAAAGTGGTGTAAAGGTGGACCCTCATTCAAGGCAGTGTATTCagcaaaataaatctatttcttcaaatattgaaCAAGATGATCGCAAAAGCTTGtatgaaatgaattatgaaatctCTGTGTAG